In the genome of Desulfovermiculus halophilus DSM 18834, the window ATGGACCAGGGCATCGGTGTCCCCGCCGCCGACAATGGTCAGGCCGTCCACCTTGGCCACGGATTGGGCCAGGCCCACCGAACCCTGGGAAAAGCTGGGGTTTTCAAAGGCGCCCATGGGGCCGTTCCAGACCACAGTCTTGGCGTCCCGGAGGACTTCGGCGAAGAGGGTATGGGTGGCCGGGCCGATATCCAGGATCATTTCCTCCCTGGGGACATCCTGGAAGGGAAAGACGCCGCTGGGCTGGGCGGCCTTGATGTCCGCAGCGGTCAAGCAGTCCACGGGAAGATAAAAGCTGACCCCCTTGGAACGGGCGGTCTGCATGGTCTGCAGGGCCTGGTCGATGAGGTCCTCTTCCACCTTGGAGCTGCCCACCTGGACACCCATGCTGCGCAGAAACGTATTGGCCATGGCCCCGCCGACGATGATCCGGTCCACTGTATCCAGAAGATTGGTCAGTATCCCCAGCTTGGTGGAGACCTTGGCTCCTCCGGCGACAAGGACAAAGGGATGATCAGGATCAGCCATGGCCTTGCCCAGGTACTCGACCTCCTTCTGCAGGAGGAGCCCTGCGCAGGCGGAGTCCACATGTTCGGTCACTCCGACCACTGAGGCATGGGCCCGGTGGACCACGCCAAAGGCATCGTCCACGTACACCTCGGCCAGAGAGCCCAGCTGCCGGCTGAACTCAGGATCGTTCTTGGTTTCTCCGGAATGAAAACGCAGGTTCTCCAAAAGAAGGACCTGGCCGGGCTGAAGG includes:
- a CDS encoding phosphoglycerate kinase, yielding MPYLDQIQLRGKRVLVRSDLNVPIDQGTIRDDNRIRASVPTYEHILNQGAALVICSHMGKPKGDKDPSLSLRPVADRLQELLGRKVKMAPDCVGDEVKSMADALQPGQVLLLENLRFHSGETKNDPEFSRQLGSLAEVYVDDAFGVVHRAHASVVGVTEHVDSACAGLLLQKEVEYLGKAMADPDHPFVLVAGGAKVSTKLGILTNLLDTVDRIIVGGAMANTFLRSMGVQVGSSKVEEDLIDQALQTMQTARSKGVSFYLPVDCLTAADIKAAQPSGVFPFQDVPREEMILDIGPATHTLFAEVLRDAKTVVWNGPMGAFENPSFSQGSVGLAQSVAKVDGLTIVGGGDTDALVHTCGLVDSMSFISTGGGSFLEFLEGKKLPGIQALGL